In Carya illinoinensis cultivar Pawnee chromosome 7, C.illinoinensisPawnee_v1, whole genome shotgun sequence, the following are encoded in one genomic region:
- the LOC122316096 gene encoding cyclin-P3-1-like, protein MAFKSKAVDQSDEEIYASLGLEVDEYEKGPSGIPRVILVLSSILQRIINENEKSLKVSKKAKKDTVTIFHSLRAPNLSIRQYIERIFKYSSCSPSCFVVAYIYLERFTQRTGAYLTTLNAHRLLITTIMVAAKFMDHDCFDNAYFAKVGGVSTAEMNRLEMKFLFTIDFRLHVTTEDFRKYSLQLQKEGLGDYRIDRPKMK, encoded by the exons ATGGCCTTTAAAAGCAAGGCTGTTGATCAATCAGATGAAGAGATTTACGCATCTCTAGGACTAGAGGTGGATGAATATGAAAAGGGTCCTTCAGGAATTCCCCGAGTTATTTTAGTTCTTTCTTCTATTCTGCAGAGAATCATTAATGAAAACGAGAAATCATTGAAGGTATCAAAGAAGGCAAAGAAGGATACAGTAACCATCTTCCATAGTTTGAGGGCACCAAACTTAAGCATTCGACAGTATATTGAACGCATTTTCAAGTACAGTAGCTGCAGCCCTTCTTGCTTTGTTGTTGCCTACATATACCTCGAAAGATTCACTCAACGCACCGGCGCTTATCTTACAACCCTCAATGCTCACCGGCTTCTGATCACAACAATCATGGTTGCTGCAAAGTTCATGGATCATGA CTGTTTTGACAATGCCTACTTTGCCAAAGTGGGAGGAGTGAGCACAGCAGAAATGAACAGGTTGGAGATGAAGTTCTTGTTCACTATAGATTTCAGACTCCATGTAACTACAGAAGACTTTCGGAAATACTCTTTGCAGCTCCAAAAGGAAGGCCTTGGAGACTACCGAATTGACCGCCCCAAGATGAAATGA